GTCATGGTCATCGGGAATCGTCAGCGGGAGGGGCGGGATGGACGGGTCCGTGTTCGCCGAAGCGCTGCGGGAGCGGGTGCGCCAGGCCCTCGCGGCCCTCGCGGCGGCGCGGGAGGCCGATGACGCGTACGCCGTGGCGGTGGCCCAGGACGAGGTGGACGACGCGGTGCGTGTGGCGCGCGGCCACGGTCTGTACGTGGACGGCATCGGCGACGTGGAGACGGACGTCGACGAGGCGTGACCGGCCTGTCGTGGCGACCGGCCCAGATGACGACGCTCGCCGCCAGGGCCGTTCGGCCCCCTCCTCGGCACGTACGGCCCATGGGGACCTCGGCGGGCCCGGACGATCATGCGGAAGGTGACGTGGGAGGACCGCACGCCCCTGCGGCCCACCCGCGTCACCGTCACGGCGACGAGGTGGGTCGCACCCTTGCCGTGCGCCTCGTCACGACGGCGGCTTGACCTCCTGCTGGGCCGCCTGGAGGTCGGCCAGGAGTTCGGCCTGGCCGGTCAGGACGCCGGAGAGGATGGTGCGGGCCACGCGGAGCAGCTCCGCGACATGGGGGCTGGTCAGCGAGTAGTAGACGGTCGAGCCCTCCTTGCGGGTCACGACCAGGTTGGCCCGCCGCAGCACGGCCAACTGCTGGGAGAGATGGGCGGGTTCGATACCCACCTCGGGCAGCATCTCGGCCACCGCGTGCTCACGCTCGCTCAGCAGTTCCAGGACCCGGATGCGGGCCGGGTGACCCAGCGTCTTGAAGAACTCGGCCTTCAGTTGGTAAAGCGGCGTACTCACTCTGCCGTCGCCTCCCCGCCGCGGGAGCACGGCCCTGTCGGCCGGACCTCGTCCCCTCGCGTCCATCCACTCGTCAAGAACATGTGACCCATCCTCGCGTGCGCGAACGGCGGCACCGAACCCGCTCCCGGGAGTCGAGCCCAAGGTGATGAACTCGTGAATTGCCAAGATTAGCAACTTGACATGTCTCGTGGGAGGCCGTCACAGGGGGAGGGTGATCCAGACGCTCTTGCCCTGGCTGTCGGCGTCCGCGCGCACCACCACGGTGCCACCGAGGCCGAGGACCAGCTCCATCACGGTGCCGAGACCGCCGCCTCCGGTTCCGGCGGGCGGCGCGTACAGCGACGGCTGGTAGGGGTGGCGGTCATGGACCGCGAAGGCCAGACAGTCCGGGCCCGCGGCGTAGATCACGGTCACCGTGGGGGAGAGGGCCGCGGCATGGCGGACGCTGTTGGTGACCAGCTCGGCGAGGATCAGCAGCGCGGGGTCGACGGCGCGGTGGCGCAGCCCTATGCCCCACTCGACCAGTACCTGCTCGGCCGTCTCCCGGACGGTCCGTACGGCGGACGGTTCGGTCGGCAGGGTGAGCACATGCCGGTACGGCAGCGTTTCCCACTGCGTGGACACCTCTTACACCTCCCCGCGGACGAGGCGGTGGCCGGTGACCGTCCTGGGGCGCAGGCGCAGGAGGGTGTCGTGCGGGCCGTGCGTCCAGCCGGGCAGGGTCCGGTGGTGGTGGGCGGCCTCGTCGGGGTCGGTGATCACCTCGGCCGGCCCGGTGACGGTGACGGTCCAGCCAGTGCCGTGCACGGCGCGGATCTCGTCCACGTGATAGGTCGCCGCGGCGGCCACCGCCGTGGCCGTGGCCGGTGTGCGGATGACCACTCGGCCGTACTCCCACACATGCCGGGCGGGTCGTACGGTGGTCAACTCCCGCTGTGTGTACACCAGTCGGCCCAGGCCGCTGCCTTCCAGCAGCCACCGGGCCTCGGGGCCGGAGACCTCGACCGTGCGCGGCTGGACGGGAGGGGTGTTCATCGGGCGGCCTCCTGGCCGGCGGTCGGGGGTGGGGGCGAGGGGAGGGCGGGCAGGAGGCCGGCGGTGTGGAGGTGGTCGCGGGCGGCGCGGATCGCCTCGGGCGTGGTGGCGTACTCCCGGCCTTCGTGCCGCAGCAGCTCCAACGCGCCTACGGAGTCAAGTACTTGGCGCTGGCCGGGGCGGATGGCGGAGGCCAGGACGAGGATGCCGCGCCGCCGCAGTTTGTCCACCGCGTCCTTGAGGAGCAGGGCTCCGGTGGCGTCCATGGTCGAGATCCGGGACATGCGCAGGATGACGACCCGGACGTCGGCCACGTCGGTGAGCTCCAGCAGGAAGCGATGGGCGGCGGCGAAGAACAGCGGGCCGTCGATGCGGTACGCCACGATGTGCTCCGCCAGCAGGGCGTGCTCCTCGGCACTGTGGTCGCCCTGGTCCAGCGGCACCTGGTCGAAGCGGGCCTGCTTGGCCACGGCACGCAGGGCGAGGACGCCCGCGACGGCCAGGCCGATGATCACGGCGTACACGAGATCGAGCGCCAGCGTCGCCACGGCGGTCAGGACGAGGATCAGCGCGTCGGAGCGGGTGGCCTTCGCCATCGCCCTGAGGGAGCCGGTCTCGACCATGCGGATCGCGGTGGCCAGCAGGACGCCGGCGAGCGCGGCGAGGGGGATCCTCGACACGAGGGGCGCTGCCGCGAAGACGATCGCGGCGAGGACGGCGGCGTGGGCGAGGGCGGCGAGGCGGGAGCCGGCGCCGGTGCGTACGTTGACGGCGGTGCGGGCGATGGCGCCGGTCGCCGGGACCCCGCCGAACAGCGGGGCGGCGATGTTGGCGAGGCCCTGGCCGAACAGCTCGCGGTCGGGATCGTGGCGGTGCCCCACGGTCATGCCGTCGGCCACCGAGGCGGACAGCAGCGACTCCAGTGCGGCCAGCGCCGCGACCGCCACGGCCGGGGCGAACAGGGTGCTCAGTGAGCCCGGATCCAGGAAGGCGAGGGAGGGTGCGGGCAGGCCGGCGGGCAGGTCGCCGATGGGGGTGGCCGCTTCGAGAGCGAAGAGCTGGGCGACGGCCGTGGCGGCGACGACCGCGAGGAGGGAGAAGGGGAGGCTGGGCCGCCAGCGGGTGCCGGCCAGCATGACCACCGCGACCGTGACGGCGAATCCGACCGCCGTCCAGTTCGGGTTCCTCACGAACGCCTCGGCCGCCCGCCAGGCCACCACCAGCACACGGTCGCCCTCGGGCTTGGGCACGCCGAGCGCGTTGGGGATCTGCTGTAGGCCGATCACACAGGCGATCCCGAGCGTGAAGCCCTCGACGACCGGGGCGGGCACGTACCGCATGTAACGGCCGGCCCTCAGCGCGGCCAGCGCGACGAGCAGCACGCCGGCCATCAGCCCCACGGTGAGGACGCCCGTCGGACCATACGCACTCACGATGGGTACGAGCACCACCGTCATGGCGCCGGTCGGCCCCGACACCTGGAGGGTCGAACCGCCGAAGACGGCCGCGAGCGCGCCCGCGACCACCGCGGTCGCCAGCCCCGCCGCCGCGCCCAGACCGGAGGACACCCCGAAACCGAGGGCGAGCGGCAGCGCCACGATCGCCACGGTCAGCCCGGCCAGCAGATCCCGCCGTGGATCGCGCCGCATCTCGACGAGGTCGGCGCGGCCGGGCAGCAACGCCTTGATCCGGTACAGCGATACGGACACGCGCCCCTACCTCCCCCTACCTGCGGACACAGCGAGCACAGCATCTAATCAATTGCGAAATTTTGCAATTACGCATCAAGTGAAGAGCGGGATCCCGCTCCGCCGCCGACGAACAGGCCCGTGCAGACCTCCGCAGGGCGCTGCGGGCCGGCGAGCCCGTGGACGACATCACACGGGCACCCCCGGGTTCGAGCTGGTGGACGGCTGCCGATTCCTGGACCTCCACCTGAAGTAACCCCGGGGTGCCGACCTGCACTCGGCGGTGAAGGCGTGAGTCTCCCGCTGCCGACGTCGCGCCTCCGACCGCCCGTTACGCACGTGCGCAGGGTCAGAGCTCGTCCACGCGCCCGTTCAGTTGAAAGAGAAGCCATTCCAGCCGGTCCGGCGCGACCTCCAAAGCGGCGTATCGGGTGGGCCGGCGACGAGTGCCGGCTGCTTTCCAACTGGACCACCCGAGGGCGTTGAGCGAACGAAAGACTCGGTCGTCGAGGTGTCGTCGTTCCAGCCGTTCTCTTGGTCGAAGGTGCCTGCTCGGCAGCCCCGGCTTCGATCAGAACTGTGCAACCAACGCTCCCGGTCCCGGGAGTCCGTCTGATTGGGCTGCCCACACTTGGGGCATGTGTCCCGCCATCGCCTCAGTGGCGCACTCTTGAGCCTCGTGGGCCAGTTCTGCAAGTAGGGCCAGGACCGCACGCCCGGAGATGCCGGGCTCGTCATCGAGAGCCCACTGACTCTCACGAGCTGTACCGCAGGTCCCGTCACCTGTTTGGACGTCCAGCGTCCGGCATTGGCTCTGCCCCCCCGCGATCCCCATCAAGGAACCCGGTGGAAGTGCCAAGACGACGACCGCCCGTACAACGTCGTCGGACGGGCCCGGATGCGGCATCGGCTCTGGGTCTTCCGAACCGCGTGGTTGCCCGCCCCGGCGCGGGCACTCGGAGGGTGTCAGAGGACTCCTGCACGTGGAGGGGAACGATGAAGACGACGGCGCGAACCTCCCGGGACGGTCCCGGGCGGCAGAAACGGCTGGTCGTTTATCTCAACGATCATCTGGCCGGCGCGACCGCCGGTGTCGAGCTTGCTCGTCGTGCGGCCCGGGAGCATCGGGAGTCGGCCTTCGGCGAGGCGTTGGAGAACCTGCGCAAGGAGATCGCGCAGGACCGGCAGGCGCTGGTGCGTCTCCTCGGTGACCTCGACGTTCCCGTCCGGCGCTACAAGGTGTACGGAGCGTGGCTCGGTGAGAAGGCCGGACGGGTCAAGCCCAACGGGCGGCTGGTGCGCCGCTCCGGGCTCGCGGTGCTGGTCGAGTTGGAAGTCCTCCGGCTGGGGGCGCAGGGCAAGGCGGCCCTGTGGCGGGGGCTGCTCGCCGCCTCGGCGCAGGACGCACGCCTGGACGCCGACCGACTGGAGGAGCTGCTGCGCAGGGCCGAGCGGCAGATCAAGACGCTGGACGACCTGCATTCCAGGGCCGCCACGGCACTGCTGTTCCCCACGAAACCGGTGGAAGCGACGGAGCGGGCTTCTACGGCAGAAGCAGAACCAGCAGAAGAACCAGCAGAAGAACCAGCAGAAGAACCAGCAGAAGAACCAGCAGAAGAACCAGCAGAAGAACCAGCAGAGAACCGGCGGACCTGAGCCCTCCTGCGCCAACTGTCGACGGCCGGGCCGTTGTTGGACATTCTTTCAACAACGGCCCCTCACGTGACCCCGGAGACAGATGAAGTCGAACGACGAGTCCCACGGCGCATCCTCCGCGCCTGCGCCTGCTCCCGCGACCGCTCCCGCCTCCCGCCGCGCCCTCGCGGACGGCTACGCGCTGCTTCGCGACGGCCCCGTGGCAGACGCCTGTTCGGCTCTGCTCCGCGCTGCCGCCGGACTGCGGCAGGCCGATCCGGCCTCGGCCCGCGGCGCGTGGATCGCGGCGGCCTCCGCGGCATGGGCGGCCGGTGATCGTGAGAGTTACCGCCGGATCCTGACGCCGGGGCCGTGCTCGCTCTGTGGAGCCGAATCCGGGCGGGCGCTCTGCGCGGAGGGGTGCCCCGATGCCGACTGGCGGGCCCGCTGTATCGGGATGGGCGCGGTGGTGGAGGCGGACTTCCGGCGCGCCGCGGCCCTGCTCGGACCCCGGCTGCACCGGCTCACCCCGCGCGCGCAGGCCCATGAATTCCGCGACGCCGGCAGCGTGGCGCTGCTGCTCGGCCGACTCCCCACCGCACGGCGGTACTTGAGCCTCGCTCTCGCCTCCGCACGGTCCGCGCGCGTGCAGGCCGCCGTGCCCGACATCCTCGCGCACCTCGCCTACGCCGAACTGCGCGAGGGCCGCCACCATCAGGCCCGCGCCCATGCCGAGGAAGGGCTGCTGCTCGCACGGCAGTTGGGGCAGCGCAATGTGGTCGCCGACCTGTCGGCCGTGCGCGCCCTCGTCGTGTCGATCGCGGGCGACCTGGTGGCCGTACGGAAACAGGCCGCGGAGGTCATGGCCGTCGCGCAGCCGCACGGGCTGGCTCAGGCCGCCTTTCTCGCGGAGTGGGCGCAGGCGCGGGCGGAACTGGGGTCGGGCAAGGTGGAGCGGGCCGCCGCCCGGCTGGCTCCGCTGGTGCAACCCGGGGCCCGGCAGGGGCACTTCGGGCTCTGGTTCCTCGCCGTGCCCTGCTTCGTCGAGGCCTGTGTCCTGTCCGATCGTGCCGTCGACGCGACGGAGATGATCGAGCTGTTCGCCGTATGGGCGGAACTCGGTGCCGACCCACAGGCTCCGGCTCAACTGGCGCGGTGCCGTGCGCTCGTCGCGCCGCCCGAGCGGAGCGAGGAGCTGTACCGTGCCGCGCTCGCCCGCCACGAACAGGCGCCGGGCCCCTTCGAGCACGCCCGCACCCATCTGGCCTTCGGCATGTGGCTACGCCGTCGGCGGCGCCCCATCGAGGCGCGCGCACAACTGCGCGACGCCCTCCTGGGGTTCGAGCGCTGCGGTGCCGCGATGTGGGGCAAGCGCGCCGACGCCGAACTGCGGGCGGCGGGTGAGGTGTCCGGCGCCGGGGAGGCGGGGTTGCTGTCCTCGCTCACACCCCAACAGGTGCGTATCGCCCGGGATGTGGCGAGCGGTGCGACCAACAAGGAGATCGCCGCCGAACTCTCGATCAG
This DNA window, taken from Streptomyces sp. NBC_00663, encodes the following:
- a CDS encoding ArsR/SmtB family transcription factor; this translates as MSTPLYQLKAEFFKTLGHPARIRVLELLSEREHAVAEMLPEVGIEPAHLSQQLAVLRRANLVVTRKEGSTVYYSLTSPHVAELLRVARTILSGVLTGQAELLADLQAAQQEVKPPS
- a CDS encoding ATP-binding protein is translated as MSTQWETLPYRHVLTLPTEPSAVRTVRETAEQVLVEWGIGLRHRAVDPALLILAELVTNSVRHAAALSPTVTVIYAAGPDCLAFAVHDRHPYQPSLYAPPAGTGGGGLGTVMELVLGLGGTVVVRADADSQGKSVWITLPL
- a CDS encoding pyridoxamine 5'-phosphate oxidase family protein, with the translated sequence MNTPPVQPRTVEVSGPEARWLLEGSGLGRLVYTQRELTTVRPARHVWEYGRVVIRTPATATAVAAAATYHVDEIRAVHGTGWTVTVTGPAEVITDPDEAAHHHRTLPGWTHGPHDTLLRLRPRTVTGHRLVRGEV
- a CDS encoding SulP family inorganic anion transporter, whose amino-acid sequence is MRRDPRRDLLAGLTVAIVALPLALGFGVSSGLGAAAGLATAVVAGALAAVFGGSTLQVSGPTGAMTVVLVPIVSAYGPTGVLTVGLMAGVLLVALAALRAGRYMRYVPAPVVEGFTLGIACVIGLQQIPNALGVPKPEGDRVLVVAWRAAEAFVRNPNWTAVGFAVTVAVVMLAGTRWRPSLPFSLLAVVAATAVAQLFALEAATPIGDLPAGLPAPSLAFLDPGSLSTLFAPAVAVAALAALESLLSASVADGMTVGHRHDPDRELFGQGLANIAAPLFGGVPATGAIARTAVNVRTGAGSRLAALAHAAVLAAIVFAAAPLVSRIPLAALAGVLLATAIRMVETGSLRAMAKATRSDALILVLTAVATLALDLVYAVIIGLAVAGVLALRAVAKQARFDQVPLDQGDHSAEEHALLAEHIVAYRIDGPLFFAAAHRFLLELTDVADVRVVILRMSRISTMDATGALLLKDAVDKLRRRGILVLASAIRPGQRQVLDSVGALELLRHEGREYATTPEAIRAARDHLHTAGLLPALPSPPPPTAGQEAAR
- a CDS encoding helix-turn-helix transcriptional regulator, with protein sequence MKSNDESHGASSAPAPAPATAPASRRALADGYALLRDGPVADACSALLRAAAGLRQADPASARGAWIAAASAAWAAGDRESYRRILTPGPCSLCGAESGRALCAEGCPDADWRARCIGMGAVVEADFRRAAALLGPRLHRLTPRAQAHEFRDAGSVALLLGRLPTARRYLSLALASARSARVQAAVPDILAHLAYAELREGRHHQARAHAEEGLLLARQLGQRNVVADLSAVRALVVSIAGDLVAVRKQAAEVMAVAQPHGLAQAAFLAEWAQARAELGSGKVERAAARLAPLVQPGARQGHFGLWFLAVPCFVEACVLSDRAVDATEMIELFAVWAELGADPQAPAQLARCRALVAPPERSEELYRAALARHEQAPGPFEHARTHLAFGMWLRRRRRPIEARAQLRDALLGFERCGAAMWGKRADAELRAAGEVSGAGEAGLLSSLTPQQVRIARDVASGATNKEIAAELSISIRTVEYHLRNVFAQLGVRSRTGLAHLLASVDH